CCTTTGCCTTTGTTCACCGTGTGGCGGGTGGTTTTTATGGCCGGATATTTTTGGGTGAGCCGCTGGAGCGCTTCCGGCGTGGCGTCTCTGGAGGCGTCATCCACAACGATCAATTCAGGTTCATGGGTTTGCCATATCCGCTGGCCCAGCACGGTCTCCACTATCTTTTCGACGGTGGACTCCTCGTTGTAGCAGGGGATCACTACGCTTATCTTCAATCCGGCCTCCTTGGCTTATTCGCAGTTAGCGCGACAGCCTAGGATAAAGCCAGTAGGGGTATTGCCGCAACCGGTGGGATCGTTTTTATATGGGGTCTGGATAAAGTTGTCATGGTGAGCCTGCCGAACCAAGACCTAGATGTCTGCGTCACAAAAAAAGCCCCCGGTAAACCCGGGGGCCGTATGGGCTGGTATTAACTGGTTAACAGCCGGATTTGCCGCAACCGCAACCGCCGTTCCCGCCGCTCTTTATGGTGTTGGGGTTGTTGAAAACAAAAGTGGAGCCGTGGGCGCCGTCCACATAGTCTATCTCCGTGCCGTCGAGCAGGGGAAGGGATTGGTTGTCCACCACCACGGTGACGCCGTTGGTCTGGAAAGTTGAATCGCCATCGTAAGAAACGTCAAAACCCATCTGGTATTGCGGGCCTGAACACCCGCCGCCCACCACGGCTATGCGAACGCTTTTGTCACTAGCCTTGGTCTCGTCCTGAATCTTCTTTATCCTGTCCGCCGCGTTCGGGCTAACTGTTATCATCCACTTCGCTCCTTTTGTGTTCATCGCCGGCGCCCCGCGCTCGATCCGCCGTACCGGGGATAGCCAACTTATTAATTGTACCGCTCAAAATGTGTCAATGCAAACCGGGGGTGGTGTCCCAGTTTGAATCTCAAATAACAGACAGATCCTTCACTTCGCTTGCGCTTCGCCCAGGATGACAATGTTATCAACGGCTTTTATATTGTCATTCTGAGCGTAAGTGAAGAATCTCCCCTGTACTTTCAAACTGAAACACTGCCGGATAATGAAACTTCTTGATTTGTCCGCGCATTTCGGATTACCTTGTTTTTCTACATCGGTGGTGGGCGTAGCTCAGCTGGTAGAGCACTGGATTGTGGCTCCAGGTGTCGAGGGTTCAATCCCCTTCGTCCACCCCATTTATTCCCCTTCGTGAAAAAACTCATCTTTACCGTTGAAAAACCGGCCCGGAAGGACTACACTTTCAGGTTTTAGCGCCCGGGAAAATCCCAAGGGCGCTGTAAATTAATGGTTCTTGCGAATTACCCAGCCGTTCCGGGCAAAATTGCGCCCGGCTGGCGCGGAACTCGCGGGGTTGGTAACAGGCTAATGATAGAGATCAATTTCACGCTGGCCATACAGGCCGTGAACTTTCTTTTGATGCTGTGGTTCCTCAACGCGTTCGTCTTCAAGCCCATACTTCGCGTGGTGGCCGAACGGGAGAAGAAGTTTAAGACCATGGAGCAGGAAGGCAAAGGCCTGGCCGAGCGGTGCGACAACGCCCTCACCCAATACGAAAGCAAGCTTGCCCAGATTAAAAAAGACGCGGCGGAAATAACCGGCGGCGCCCGGCGCGGGGCCCAGGAAGCCTCGGCCAA
This DNA window, taken from Nitrospinota bacterium, encodes the following:
- a CDS encoding iron-sulfur cluster assembly accessory protein, with protein sequence MNTKGAKWMITVSPNAADRIKKIQDETKASDKSVRIAVVGGGCSGPQYQMGFDVSYDGDSTFQTNGVTVVVDNQSLPLLDGTEIDYVDGAHGSTFVFNNPNTIKSGGNGGCGCGKSGC
- the atpF gene encoding F0F1 ATP synthase subunit B; translation: MIEINFTLAIQAVNFLLMLWFLNAFVFKPILRVVAEREKKFKTMEQEGKGLAERCDNALTQYESKLAQIKKDAAEITGGARRGAQEASAKIMEDARGRFKQAVEKARLDIQKDADTASEQLKKDVNALAQGMAAKIIGRSVN